The window taaataaataaattgacaaaaCTCTAtgtaaattcatttttttaattagttaaatATACTTTGTATTTTTCCTCTAAAATTTTCCGCCGACCCCTAATAGTGCCGCCTTGCGCAAACCTGGGGCTCCTCGAACCTCAGTTTGGAAAACCCTGATTTAAAGGATTATCAGACATTACACTTACTTGCAACAGTAGGTTGCATCAAGGATTGACCAGCTGGAGCAATTGCAGAAAATCCAAGAGTTGTCACTGGAGACTGCAGAAATGATGGAGCTGCTGGTGACAGGGCCTGCTGAGTGGAAGAGACTGCAGGTGTTGTGGCCAATGGCAAAGGAGCAGGAACTCCAGGAGTTGACTGGACATACGTGAtcctgagagaaaaaaataaaaatcatgaagATAAGTATGGGTCACTgtgattttacatattttttggtCCTAGAACAGAAGTCATAACCATAAACTTCCTATCCCTAACCCTATCCCAACCCCAACATTAACTATAACCTACCCCTAACTTGAGAGGGGAATGACACATTAATAAGAATGATGTACAATCCTCTATCCCTTGCCCTAAAACTGACCCAAattctaaccctaaaccttaccctaaaATCTGACTGGATGATAGGAGTGTTGTTTCAGGACCAAGAAGGATGTTGATCATGGAACATGTGCTACTTGGCAGAACCAGTCACCttaaaggttagggttaggaataAGGATTGGAAtattgttccaggaccaacagaagatgttgatccaggaacatgtcTTACTTGGTAAATCACAATCACCAGAAAGTAAGCTTGAGTTTCAATACTAAGATGTCTGACACCAGTTTTAAAGAGACAGTGAGAAGCTGTGCACCTTGTAGGTGGTGGAGTCAATAGCACTGTCTGTGGTGGGTTGGGACCAGGGGCCATGACATTTGTGGCTGCCATAGAAACTGGGAAGGAGCTTCCAGTATGCACTGATCCTCCAGGATGTACATTGGTTTGGACCACAGGCATTGGTGCAATTTGAATTATCtaaaaacaaacatgcatttaTGTATCTACTACAGTAATCCGCTTCATCTATTTTAAACACAGTGAATTCCTCATGTTCATGTAGTGAGTTAGTGAAAAGCTAATCTACCTTACTTCCTGGTTGAGCCCCATTTTGAACAGGAAGGGGAGGGCCCACCAGGGAAATTGGCTGTGGAGGTGTAGGTCCTGTTCCAACAGTTGCCATGGGAACCAGCATCTTGCTCTGCAAGACTGGGGACTGTGTTTGAACTGTGCAAAGAGATGAAAAAGACTGATATAGTAGAGAGTGAGAAGATAATTAATAACTGCCTGTCTAATTTCCTTAGCATGGTGCACATACAAAAtagttagggttagatttaaaatcataaataaaatcatgcaaaAGCTCAATTTCACTTGAGTATGGACAAAACAATCCTTTTAATTTAGAGGATTGTTCAGCCCCAAATCTCACCTCCACCTCCTGGGCTGACTCCTCCCACTGCTGGAATTGTAGCATATCTTATTCCTTGCCCTGCCCCTGATTGCACCCCATTGGCCAAGGTCACATGGGTGGGCGGGCCAAGGACACTGGATGGCTGCTGTGTCTGCTGGGAGGAGGGGCTATTGGGATTGGCTGCTGCAGGTAGCGTTGGGAGGATGTATTGCACCTGTGTCACAGGCTTCCCACCACTATGAGGTGTAATAGAAGCAGCAGGGATGAACTGAGGATGAAGTATGGGAATGGGTACAGCACTGTTGCTAGACATTCCACTGCATGGAGTAGGATAGGGTGGAGTGATAAGCTGAACAGTGGGTTGGTTTGGGAAGGTTCCGCCCAGGACTAGGCCAGTGACTAAGCTTCCTTGCCCATTAGGTTTGGGAGAAGAGGAGGAAAAGTACCCACCCCCTGGAATGGCCCCAACTCCTGCAGTTCTGCCAGCACCAATAAGTAGCTTGGGCTTCCCATCTAGAGAAAGGGCCCCAATGGCCACACCCCCATCTGCTGGCTTGCTGGCGATGGGGATAGGAGTGCTGGTGATGGGCCGAACAACATTGGTCACTATGGTAGGGGCCATCCTGACAGCACCTTGTGCATAATAAGTCGCTGCCTCATGCGACAAAATGGCATTTATACTTGTAATGGAGGCTGAATTTGCAGGAGAAGGAAcctgtcctcctccacctccttctTTCCCTTCTTTGGGTCCCCCATTCTCCTGCTTTACTCCCTCTAtccctctctttttcttcttctcttcaTGCTCATCTTCTTCTTTTATGGCACCAGGAGAGAATGCCAAAGAGGAATGGACAACTGGTTGGAAGGTGCGCTGAAGACGAGGAAATAGAAAGGTGGAGAAGAAATGTTTTTGTTACTATTTGCAATTAGCCCACATCATCAAACCCCAATATTTGTATAATGCTGTTAACCAGGAGTAAACCTTGTTAGCAACTAATTTTATTCAGTGGCCAGATGATGCTCTAAATTTTGGTTGGTCACCCATCTAAATGAATGCAAGCTCTTGTGCATGTATTGGCTTTTGAAAAATTTGGATCGGATGGTTGTTGTAGCCTTTGATTGTGCATGTATTGGCTTTATGGAATGTTTAAATTGAATGGTTAttttcatttaaagtcatatcTACAGTAGCTGGCAATGTTTCAAAGCCTTGTTTTGGTGCAATCATTTCATGTTGGGTAGGTAGGAGGTCCTTCAAAAGGTGTGTGGGATGCATTACCATTTACACTACAAATGCAATTTGGTCACATACGTTTCTGACTACCCCCGCATGTGGTTtgagtgatcagatcacaaaacgCTTTGGACCCCATTTAAATCTATATTTAGCACAATTCACATGTAATCTGATCATTCAAAACAGTTGTTTATACCATGTGTAAAACCGGGCCACAGACACCAAACCTCTAGTACCTTAAGAATACATGAATTTGGAAGGATACCCTTAGGTGACATCATGAGGGAGTAGTTGCTACATGCTACTCAGCAATAACTTTTCATCTGAAGTGACTTATTGCTGCATAtctaagtgcctttctcaagaaCACAAGGATGACAGAGAAGGACTTTGATCTCAGTAACTCTACATTCAGGCTATCATTGCTTGGGTCTGAATTTACAACCTTAAAAAAAACCTGCCCAAGCCTTAAACTTTAATCTTCCACTATCTAATATAGCACGTAAACATTTGGCAGACCCTAATCTTATGAAGCATATTAACAAGGAATTAATAGTTTGGCAACAAATTATTAACAGAGAAGGGTCTTGGATGCATTTTACTAAGGTTTACCTTGCTGTCAGCCTCATCTGCATTGTCGTTTTCATCATCactgtctgtcactctctctttACACTTCAGGTCTATGAAGCCTTCTGCAAATGAGTCCTCTGCAGAGAAATCACAGCATCGAATTAAACCAGGGTTGTAAATATCACACTCATGGAAGTGAGAGAACTGAGCAGTGAGAAGATTCACCCTTTCAAAATCTATCCAGCTGGAAAATCCATGCATGATTCCTAATTGGTATAAGCAGATGGACTACCAGCTGAGGGACCTGATTTCAACATAGTAGACCATCTTGTTTAAGATGGTTAGATCTGGTAGACCACCTTGGCCAGCAAAAATCATCTACTCCAAAAACAATGTTGACAACCTTGAACTGGTATGACCTGGTTTTTCCATATTTTCCATATTTATTGTATCTATTGGTGTTTTTAACTCTTATTTTAACTCATTCTTAAGTAGTTTTCAAAGATTTTGTATTTAAGAATAGGGAGGTGAGAGTTCATTTTAAGTtacctaaaaatgttattgtttaattTTCACCCAGCTGCCACTAGAGGGAAGACAAGATGGACGACGAGTGTTCGAGCACATGGACGAAGTTGCTGGTGCTGCTTGAGCACAATTTACTACAGCAATTATAGTTGAGGGAGGATAGTTGGTACTGTAAAACAGGTCTAGCTTTTAGactgtttttaattgtatttttatgtaacCTTGGTTTTATGTTCTCACTTATTTGCAAATTTTGCACCTCTGATGGATTATCTTTTTGGAACGTCATTCTTCTCTCTGGTGTGATTCTCCTTGTGACCACTCCGGTCCCTATCATAGTAGTTAATGATTTTTTGGCTGGTGAAAACCGATTTACCATGCATGTTTTATTCATAATCCTAGTTTGACAGGCTCTGAGGAGAAACAGACTCCATTGAGACTGAGTAATAATGAGACAATAAGGATGGAATTCAAAACTCTCTGAGAGATAATCATTTTCAGACAGACTTTACATTCCTCAAATAACTGCCTCATCTATGAAGATCTGTTTATATAGCTTTTCTGGGGGAAAATGTATGTGGTGCTTGCCCGTGCAAAACTTGcagccacaatgctagggtgttctgacctGTATActcatataaattaaaaatataacatgtaATTTCACTCACCTATGACATCATCATCCCCATCTTCCTCGCAGATCACCATGCGCTCTTCATCACTGGTCACGTCCTCACTTGCCCTCCGCTGGGATAGAGGGTGAGCAGGGGGGTGGGGTGGAAACAGACCTGCggtttctatctctctctctttctccctcctctCCAGAGTATGCACAGCACTCTGAGAAAAGGCACGAGGCCGTGGATGCTGTCCTCCAATTAGTCCTCCATGACTGTCAGATCGAGGTGATGTCCAACTGGGCCCTGCTCCTTTGTGGTCTACCCCCTGAGATGCGGAATGGGCCTCTGGGGAGAGAAAAGGGTTAATTTGACATCAGCTCTCTTTCACACTAGTATGCACCCATAGTCTCAGAAGCTCAACAAACACccacacatataaacaaacacccACACAGACCTGTGCTCTCAGAAACGCTGCGCTCGTGAGCTTCTTTGGCTCCTGGAGTTCCCCGGCCCTCAGACAGAGACTTCCTCCTGTCTTTGTTACACCATTTCCAATCAGGGTGAGCCCGGAAGTGAGCCTCCTTCACCTAAAAGAGTAAAAAAAGCAGTAGCTGAATATAAATTGTGAATTAATATTGTAcactttctgaagataatgtgagTGGTCCATGCAAAATCATGGTCACCAGGGTTTTGCTGTGTGGCTTCTAATAAGTTCTGAGTTCTGAGTGGGTGCTAGGGTATTCCGGGTTGTTTCTAGGGGCTAGGAGGTTAATTACTGTCCAGAGTCAAAACATCCAGCtcggggcctaggtagctcagtgagtaaagacgccgactaccacccctaTGGTCACGAGTTCGAAAATCCCAGGGTGTGcggagttactccagccaggtctcctaagcaaccaaattggcccagttgctagggagggtaaagtcacatggggttacctcctcGTGGCCACTATAATGTGGTGAGtgagcatggatgccgcggtggatggcgtgggcttccacacgtgccatgtctccatggtaatgcgctcaacaagccatgtgataaaatgcgtgggtggacgtctcagatgcggaggcaactgagattcgtcctccgccacacggactgaggagtcactacgccaccacgaggacttaaagagtgcattgggaattgggcattccaaattggggagaaaaagtgaagaaaaaataaataaatatccatcTCAAATTCTCTATGATAATAAAATTCCTAAATATGGCTCTGGTCCTTCCTTCAATGTAAGTGTGTGGGATTTTTTTGTCTGATCAAGTCTGATTGCTCACAAAAGTAatggcacacctctcctcaacaaggcaAACGACTGGACACAGATGGTGCAAGATGCATTACACCCCAAGTTGAATTCTTTTGGTTAGggttttgttcaaatccctaacccaaaGTCCGAGCAACATTAATAGTGATTGACTGGCATTACATGATCTTCCACTAATAATGCAATATTTCAAAAGGAGTACCAGTTAGTACTGAATGTACCTGGAAGGCAAGGTCATGATACTTCTGCTTTTCTTTGGGTCCCAGGGCGTACCACCACTCGCCCAGTATTTTACTGACTGTGCGGTTGTCCTGGTTAGGGTGCCGCTGATGCACCAGTGCACGATGCCGCTTACTAAAAATCATAAATGCATTCATTGGCCGTCTTATGTGGTCCTTTTCCCTCTATATATAGGTGTGAGAGAAAAGGGGATGTGAAAAAAAACCAATGATCAGTTAAGTGTAGATTTTTAGAGcagttttaaaagaatataatAAAGGATTATAACCAaactattttatttgattttctatTAATGAGCATGCTTGACCTCCTTGACTGTAAGTGTCGTAACCAGGGCATGATGCAACAAGTTTCCAGCATCAAGTAACCTTAATTAAAGTGAAATActatgcaaagaaaaatacatttgtcaATCAGAACTCATTTCATGTTTGATATCGGATCAATGAGACTCCACTGCGCTTTCTTGCATCATGCCTTGTTTGAATAAAGTTTAAAAGGGGTGTTCACACTGGAAGCGATATGCAGCAAACTTTGAAagctatacattttcaaaaaagccAAGTTCAACTTTTGCGACTGCGCACCAACTACCAATGGAAGTGCAGACAGTGAATACAGTGATACAGCCTGATAGAGTTGGATAAAGCAATCTAGTAGGTATACCTACTAGCAAACAACAATACAGCAACAGCTGACCCCCTGTGATTTGATCACTGTCAGTTAGAACACACCTTAAGAGTGTTAGATGATGATGCAATAGAATGAAAATGCTAACAGATATAGAAGACTAGTGATTACCTTCTTGTCACCTTCTTTGGGAAGTGCACTGAGAGATTGTGTGCGTCTTTTCACTGGGCCGGTGGATGGAGAAGTATATTGGGCAACACCtggaaaaaaactgaaaaaaaagtaACATTGAGTCTTCAAAAACATTACCCTAGAATGTATTGCAAAAACAAGAAACTAAGTTTATTTTAGCCACATTTGTTGCAAAATCccttaaatattcaaataaaacagCAAAATAAATGGACACGGTTGATATGGCAAACAAGAGTGAGATGCAAATGATATTTACGGATCATCAGCATCACTTTCTGTCTCACTGTCGCCTCCATCTCTTTCCACAGGTGGGTCTTCAGCAGAAGGAGGGGGGCAAGAGGGGGAACCTCTCTCTGGTGCTGGCTGGTCTGTACGTCCCTCAGTCACAAGGGCAACTCCACAGCAAGGTTCTGTAAATTGATTAACTTTATTTAACAGAGAGCACCAatatttcatatactgtatacatactgtatatactgtgtgtgtgtgtgtgtgtgtgtgtgtgtgtgtgtgtgtatatatatatactgtatattatacagtatataaaatattgGTACATATCTCTATAAGTATATTACGATCAAAGTTTACCTTTGCCTTGATTTACAAGTGTTTGGCCTTCAACAGGCTGTGTGGATATCTTTGATTGGCTGGTCTCCAGAAAAGGAACCAATGAATGCCATGGAAACACTGGCACAGAGCGGGGCTCCACGTTGGTCCAGACTACATGCagaaacagacaaacattttatatataaaacgtGACTGTTTCAGAAAACTTACAGCCTCTCTATTTTCTAAAGAGggaactgttaaaaacagcacctTTTTGTGCCACAGTGCACATTAATTTGAGGATAAAAGCCATTCATTTGTATGCAGTAGTTATGTAGAGTAGATTCTGGATTAattgagaattacattttttgggatTAGAATAACGATCACGGTTCTTTACGATTTTGAAGAGAGAAatttcagtgatttacaaaacctgTGCATTAGGCTAAACAAAGTAAGatatcatttgaataaagttaataAAGTATAAACCTAAATCCACAAGAGGacacaaataatacattataaaccaAACAGCACCATATTATTATTGCAAAAAACATACCTGTTAAAAACTGCAAAAAGTGTTATGCTAAAGTGCATAAAAAAGGATTTAGCACTTTTAACTTGCTCCAGTGAAGTGAAGCAAAACAAGAGTGGAAAAGCTTCATAAACAGTTCTATGTTAACTTATTGttgcatgataaaaaaaaaaaaaagcaaatatgctttaaaaaacacttattaaattaaaacaatggagCCTTCAGTGTTTCTTTTGTAAACGTTGCTTCAaccttttaaagtaattattcaagacccATTAATTAAATAGAGTACAGAGTAAAGAGTGCTTTAAGTTTTCAGTAATAGtagcaattaaacattttaaaaattatatatttatatacaaataatataaaaacattaaaaggtaatctaatgcaaaataaaactacTTAACCTATTGACAAGCTTTACTGTTTGATTATTGGATATACATTAATACTACTTTGATGCAGTCAGAATCTCTGAATGCCTATAAGAGAGAGCAGCAGGTatattaggctgcatttacacagCACAGATCCAGTATTTTCAAATATACGAGTTTTGTCCCATCCACTTATTAACAGCTCAATATTTACATTACTATCACATCAAGAggggcgttttttttttttaaatagagcaTTTGACTGTTCGCACACAGCTGCATTCATCACAGGGCACAAGCACAGGGGCAGACATACACATGTGATCGTTTGAAAGTAGCCAGCTGAAATCAAACAGTGTGCAACTACTGAACTAAACTGAGTTTGATACTGCCAGTATTTCTCAGCATCTGTACCTATTAAAATACTGAACTGAGCAGAGATTTCGTGGCACCCTTAGTCAGTCGTTGCAGCACCCTGCAGTTTAGGAGCCACTGCACTGAACtaacatctttgaccattgtgtttcctagtttattcagcatctcatgcaggagCGCTGTTTTTTAGATGCCATATcatgttaaaaagaacttcaccctttaaaaatgcatcttcaCCACCTTACAAAGGCATGCCACTGGAACGTTAACATACATAGCTGTCATTTAGGAATAAGATAGCGTGGGTATCTGAAACAAGATTGCAATCTTTtaacgattaattgtgcagctctaatgtggagtgagtgtgtgcatgtacatgtgtatcattgtttggaaaaacagAGAATGTGGGTAAGAAATGAACATGCTCTGGGCATGTTATTCCAGAGAATTGTGTGTCTCGGTTTAAGTACTCATGAGAATCAGGGCTGTCCAATCCCCCTCTTGCTGTGCATGTCTGTGCAAGTTCCTGTATTTCATTTCAAACATGCTACAACTGTCTAAAGAAATACTGACCCTGAAATCACAGAATGTTCTTCActacacacacccaaacacacctgTTGCTGACCAGCATACCAAAGGCACACTGAGCTCCCTTATTTTTTTAGTTCTTTAAAAATTTGTATTGCTcaaaggttgctctttcatagttcaggagacttttttcttctgcggaacagaAAAGGGGACGCAAGACAGACTGTaggcctcagttaccattcaccttcattgtatagaaaaagatgcaatgaaatacGGGTTTGAACTAAcattgagtaaataataacacaatattaactttttgggtgaattatgccTTTCAGCTCACTCACATTTTTTAATACTTTCAATACTGTAAACTATTTGATGGCcattgtgaaaaaaattatagcgTTCTGTTTGGTATTATTCATCTTCCGGTGCTCTTACCAGTGCCAGGTCGTCCCATGATGATGTCTTTGCGAGGAGCAGGATGAGGGGACTCTGCTGGAAGGATGAGGGGCAGCAGGGCTGTTGGGGAAGGATGGCATGCTACAGGCTGTGGCAGAGCACTACCACCAGCATCTGCATAGCCACCCGGCTTCCTCTCTTGCTCCTTTCCTCCTAAGCCATATATTGCAAGAGCTGGACCAGTAGATGCATTAGAGGTGGACACATTTAAAGTAGCAGAGCTTGAATGGACAGGATGTCCATGAGCCACAGGTGTCAATGATTGGGAGGAGGTCACCAAGACTAAGGTGGGAGCAGGATTCCGTAGGAGAACAGCTCCATTGGTTGCAGCGCCATTGATGGGCACAGGGGCCTGGAGGCCCACAGCGAGGTGTGGAGGCTGGCTGTGCTCCCTAGAGCGTGAGCTACCTCTACGGCTCAGGGGACTATCACTGAACTTAGTTAATGGCACATCAGGGTTTCGAACGATAACAGGTGAATCGCGTAGAGGAACAATACGGCGTGAGCTAGGATCCTGTGGCAGGGGTGAAGGTGGTGTGGGGGAAACCAGCATGGGGGGCGGGGTGGAGGCAGTAGAGGATGAGGGCCGACTTGTTGTGCTTCTTTGTCGTGGGAATGAGATAGAAGAGGAGTGGGTGGTAGCCTGGCTTTGGGGGGATAGAACCCTGAATCCTGCCGCGTTGAGTCCAAGGCCAGGGTCATTCAGCTGAGGATCAGACTTTGCGTAGTCTGACACACTGGGAAGCGGGAGTGGTGGGCATTCCAGCTTACGTTTACTTGGGCTCATGGGCACAGTGAACGTCAAATTAGTTTGAAATGTGGGCATGATGCCGGAGAGGTGACGCTCACGTTCTGTACTGGGGGTGCCTGGGATCTTAGTTCCACTAAGGTGGCGAGGGCGGCGGGGGTTCAGAGGTGAAGGTGCAGTGATGGGGCTGAAATTAGCTGGGCGGAAGCCAAATAGTGGAGAGGGTGATGGGGATGGTGCAGGGGAGAATGGAGACTGATTGGAAACAGGTGAGAAGGAGGGTGTACATGAGCGTGAGCTGCCAAGTGACATTAGCATAGTTGCAGCCTCACGGTCATCAAAATCAAAGCGGGACAGGTCACGTGACAGTTCTTGTGGCATGAGAGAGGTCATGACCAGACATGGCCGAGAATCCCCTCCACGGCTGCTAGCTTCACTGCTGTCATGTGAGTTGTCATCCCAGTCATACTCGCTGCTGGTGCGTCCACCTAAACGAAGGTCGGGTGTGAGAGTGCCTGTGCTACTCGCACCACTCCTATCTCGGCCCACCCCACCTCCAGCTTCCATCTCCTTGGTCCGCATGGAGAGATGCCGCGAACAATAGCCACGTCTCTGTGACTCCTTCGAGCAGCCTTCGCGTGAGCACAGTCTGCGCCACTGCTTGCCGTTGAACTTCTTGCGGATGCCTGTAGGGGTACACACCACATCACCCTTCTTGTACTTCTGCTGAGCTGCTGTGAGTGGTGTACGGGAACGTGATGAAGAGGAAGATGACCCAGAGCCACCCCCTGATGCTCCATTTGAATTTGAGCTGGGAGTCTTGTCTAAGGAACCTCGAGAGGAGGTGGGGGGCAGGGGAGGCAGCTGGGGTGTGGAGGAGATGACTGCTGCCCCTGTGGCTGAATCTAGGCCCAGCAGCACAGGGTGGTGATTTGGATGAGGGACAAGGGGCATATGGGGTGCAAGTTGGGTGCTGAGGCCTCTCACCACTGAAAGGGGAGGGCTGAGGTAGTTTGGTTTAGAAAGAATGGGTCGATGCTGAGAGGAAACCCCTAGAGCTTTGCCTCCCATGTCTACACTGAGCCCACCATCCCTTATCTGGCTGAGACGGCTGACCTCCATGTCCTCCTCTGGAGTGGATGGATGAAGAGGatgatgt of the Xyrauchen texanus isolate HMW12.3.18 chromosome 10, RBS_HiC_50CHRs, whole genome shotgun sequence genome contains:
- the cica gene encoding protein capicua homolog, which gives rise to MKPIKIQGRRSPPSTRAKGVKRRAAESSPQEEKRDTEEKPQISPTSPKRHMSLNSDSSQDGPVKSSGSSEKERIQSDGILNIAGDCGKAEEHPGSSKSGTHSNSSSRPTSASNSPNSSSSRKTATFKARVPKKKYTSEHCAGNHGNASTPSTRPQKSSNSHNGAGASQGPAVSASHTDVHGQSLLAEDNIAEYSHNRVTGHMDRTAGERDGANTSSPQRCSSTDTASEDSADIEVAVSGPDSHSNSQKPHAHSTSTTSQESLSVGSAEALAKGLKNQRILARQGHSLGDGWTSDQGRDISGVFRAGVVRRVSEEQGSVEVQLNGEKTLCKYPFRVATDSVDLILDAPPPGVAPLAIGIRVCIPFGGGDEGSEGARLWYREGIVTQVDQHPAVSCPYRVQLREDLSNDRKEWRGGEEDRMGINAKAVWVSRQNLRLLVPPWDLELPWPAEPGIDGRRGREREWEEREEMEVEQELVRLTRPAFGVERLLHPVTATLTSPLSSSSAVSTAITSIFTIAPNRDWEHNRVKEQERDRDLQRHLERERERNRERETHKHHPLHPSTPEEDMEVSRLSQIRDGGLSVDMGGKALGVSSQHRPILSKPNYLSPPLSVVRGLSTQLAPHMPLVPHPNHHPVLLGLDSATGAAVISSTPQLPPLPPTSSRGSLDKTPSSNSNGASGGGSGSSSSSSRSRTPLTAAQQKYKKGDVVCTPTGIRKKFNGKQWRRLCSREGCSKESQRRGYCSRHLSMRTKEMEAGGGVGRDRSGASSTGTLTPDLRLGGRTSSEYDWDDNSHDSSEASSRGGDSRPCLVMTSLMPQELSRDLSRFDFDDREAATMLMSLGSSRSCTPSFSPVSNQSPFSPAPSPSPSPLFGFRPANFSPITAPSPLNPRRPRHLSGTKIPGTPSTERERHLSGIMPTFQTNLTFTVPMSPSKRKLECPPLPLPSVSDYAKSDPQLNDPGLGLNAAGFRVLSPQSQATTHSSSISFPRQRSTTSRPSSSTASTPPPMLVSPTPPSPLPQDPSSRRIVPLRDSPVIVRNPDVPLTKFSDSPLSRRGSSRSREHSQPPHLAVGLQAPVPINGAATNGAVLLRNPAPTLVLVTSSQSLTPVAHGHPVHSSSATLNVSTSNASTGPALAIYGLGGKEQERKPGGYADAGGSALPQPVACHPSPTALLPLILPAESPHPAPRKDIIMGRPGTVWTNVEPRSVPVFPWHSLVPFLETSQSKISTQPVEGQTLVNQGKEPCCGVALVTEGRTDQPAPERGSPSCPPPSAEDPPVERDGGDSETESDADDPFFPGVAQYTSPSTGPVKRRTQSLSALPKEGDKKREKDHIRRPMNAFMIFSKRHRALVHQRHPNQDNRTVSKILGEWWYALGPKEKQKYHDLAFQVKEAHFRAHPDWKWCNKDRRKSLSEGRGTPGAKEAHERSVSESTEAHSASQGVDHKGAGPSWTSPRSDSHGGLIGGQHPRPRAFSQSAVHTLERREKEREIETAGLFPPHPPAHPLSQRRASEDVTSDEERMVICEEDGDDDVIEDSFAEGFIDLKCKERVTDSDDENDNADEADSKRTFQPVVHSSLAFSPGAIKEEDEHEEKKKKRGIEGVKQENGGPKEGKEGGGGGQVPSPANSASITSINAILSHEAATYYAQGAVRMAPTIVTNVVRPITSTPIPIASKPADGGVAIGALSLDGKPKLLIGAGRTAGVGAIPGGGYFSSSSPKPNGQGSLVTGLVLGGTFPNQPTVQLITPPYPTPCSGMSSNSAVPIPILHPQFIPAASITPHSGGKPVTQVQYILPTLPAAANPNSPSSQQTQQPSSVLGPPTHVTLANGVQSGAGQGIRYATIPAVGGVSPGGGVQTQSPVLQSKMLVPMATVGTGPTPPQPISLVGPPLPVQNGAQPGSKIIQIAPMPVVQTNVHPGGSVHTGSSFPVSMAATNVMAPGPNPPQTVLLTPPPTRITYVQSTPGVPAPLPLATTPAVSSTQQALSPAAPSFLQSPVTTLGFSAIAPAGQSLMQPTVASQPPLLPPCQHPSGLSHPAPASTATRQLVTAIYPSVSLAGGAVSVTSVPQNTASTASIPVSSTSPQTKTSSTMTAQLQSQVNMQSDSERGPESRKVMGTQKEQPMSNDGHQTPPSGVEVSVQSTSTSGQHCEGKDDGKKGSEMEREYERDVGGGTSQTERAVRVIEGEIQGQDAETNIKDKHSREFQAGRRDASVLDPPPPSLQTDTPSSKKTKFRPPPLKSTTDAGDKVLSGYSFEERLAELPEFKPEDVLPSPNLQSLATSPRSILGSYRKKRRNSIDLDSADDPSSPRRKNHRLSSCSSEPNTPKSAAKCEGDIFTFDRTVGETEHNLEDMDRVPPSSLRRMLDQRRTLVMQLFQEHGFFPSAQATAAFQARYSDTFPSKVCLQLKIREVRQKIMQTAGSSEIAGSGGLASGSDSASTPGPSNPAPRENSESDERGRGTEEPPKKDVGDPQELR